The Ranitomeya imitator isolate aRanImi1 chromosome 3, aRanImi1.pri, whole genome shotgun sequence genome has a window encoding:
- the LOC138671976 gene encoding claudin-22-like, with amino-acid sequence MEAVLCFSELAGLFLSLSGYICCLVALFIPYWLTSSSGLLINENYRLGLWQICVIQDVGFSVCQEYQTPQQLPIQVQMGRVLVCLSVLIGALGFMASTPALTCVKCLDNSEGHVRKMLNILGGLLFSVAGALTFYSVSYFAYDTLIKFWDRSIPKDIPRWEFGDAMYAGWFGGFFLVSGGCVLIFSQFRVTGGDEIIIWP; translated from the coding sequence ATGGAAGCAGTACTTTGCTTTTCTGAACTTGCAGGTCTTTTCCTGTCCCTTTCTGGTTACATTTGCTGCCTGGTGGCCTTATTCATTCCTTACTGGTTGACTTCTTCTTCAGGTCTTCTCATTAACGAAAATTACCGTCTTGGCTTGTGGCAAATATGTGTTATACAAGACGTGGGGTTTAGCGTTTGTCAAGAATATCAGACTCCACAGCAGCTACCAATCCAAGTCCAAATGGGTCGTGTCCTTGTGTgcctctctgtcttaattggggctTTAGGATTTATGGCCTCAACACCTGCACTGACCTGTGTGAAGTGCCTTGACAACTCTGAAGGACATGTCAGAAAGATGCTGAACATCCTTGGAGGACTTCTCTTTTCAGTGGCAGGTGCACTGACTTTCTACTCTGTGTCCTACTTTGCTTATGACACGCTGATCAAATTTTGGGACCGCAGCATCCCTAAAGACATTCCCCGCTGGGAGTTTGGGGATGCAATGTATGCCGGCTGGTTTGGTGGATTCTTTCTAGTATCTGGAGGATGTGTCCTGATCTTCTCACAATTCCGGGTCACTGGAGGAGATGAAATAATAATATGGCCTTAA